A region of Moorena sp. SIOASIH DNA encodes the following proteins:
- a CDS encoding ABA4-like family protein: protein MVIIQLFNIANIFVLPFWILMILLPNWGITRRVMESYLPFVALAALYIYLFINSITPESAQALSNPQLADIARFFSDETVAATGWIHYLVFDLFVGRWIYWQGQQAGIWTIHSLVLCLFAGPIGLLSHIITAWVTKKSTSDTPLDPETTSPSQT, encoded by the coding sequence ATGGTTATCATTCAACTGTTTAATATTGCCAATATCTTCGTTTTGCCCTTTTGGATTCTAATGATTTTATTGCCAAATTGGGGCATTACCAGGCGAGTAATGGAATCCTATCTTCCCTTCGTCGCTCTAGCAGCTTTATATATTTACCTATTTATTAATAGCATTACACCAGAATCCGCCCAAGCCTTATCCAATCCTCAGTTAGCCGATATTGCCCGTTTCTTTAGTGACGAAACCGTTGCTGCTACTGGCTGGATACACTACCTAGTCTTCGACTTATTTGTAGGGCGTTGGATTTATTGGCAAGGGCAACAGGCTGGTATTTGGACTATTCATTCCCTAGTGCTGTGCTTATTTGCAGGACCAATCGGACTACTTTCTCATATTATTACCGCTTGGGTTACCAAAAAATCTACCTCAGATACTCCCTTAGACCCTGAAACTACCAGTCCATCACAGACATAG